In Triticum urartu cultivar G1812 chromosome 6, Tu2.1, whole genome shotgun sequence, the following proteins share a genomic window:
- the LOC125514263 gene encoding transcription termination factor MTEF18, mitochondrial — translation MAWSRTAHRRSAVMPLLRAALRRFLSTESSGFPKLRNLPYRLRRAAVPAARTAVSDYLISTRCLPSSHADSITALAPCSLHTFLAGIPAVPSTLPSSDLPSLLRRHLSYHPLNELPFFLESIGLPPSTDSDLMFLTDHPSLLPTVAALAHFGFPWSRLGLLFPNVLLQVPPDLISARLVALEESLRPLPRAAIIAACLSFPLLIENDLSSSAPLVDDLMRAYGGLGPDLGASNDIDVFLRVCGRMQMFYDAGMKVGSIGGLVGCNQRVFLELKEERIGERLKFFKRLGLPGEEAGSFLLSNPGVLDLDFDDVVISVPEYLRRVGLADDEVDVAVKKHPYVVGRNRLENLPGVLRAMGLSHRFLEKISGGGESLRYLSPDFVLEDASYDMEVERAFSDRMVKVKVEMNAQHVDTKLEFLKSIGYGENKKTAHILPVLHSTREMLNERFDYLLERGVEYKMLCRIVSVFPKVLNQGKEMLNEKLNYMTLDLGYSLEYLDCFPALLCFDLENRVKPRYAMLRWLQSYGLFKRPLAPATVLANSEKRFISNLYNMHPAAPKLWLECFSSRIHMEYYLKNIQSQHPDNE, via the coding sequence ATGGCGTGGAGCAGGACAGCACACCGGCGCAGCGCCGTCATGCCACTCTTACGCGCCGCGCTGCGCCGCTTCCTCTCCACGGAGTCTTCGGGGTTCCCGAAGCTACGGAACCTTCCGTACCGactccgccgcgccgccgtccccGCTGCGCGCACCGCCGTCTCCGACTACCTCATCTCAACGCGCTGCCTCCCCTCCTCCCACGCCGACTCAATCACTGCGCTTGCGCCGTGCTCCCTCCACACCTTCCTCGCCGGCATCCCAGCCGTGCCCAGTACGCTCCCCTCCTCCGACCTCCCCTCCCTCCTCCGCCGCCACCTCTCCTACCATCCGCTCAACGAGCTTCCCTTCTTCCTCGAGTCCATCGGCTTGCCCCCTTCCACCGATTCCGATCTCATGTTCCTCACCGACCATCCGTCCCTCCTCCCCACCGTTGCCGCGCTCGCGCATTTCGGCTTCCCGTGGTCCCGTCTTGGCCTGCTATTCCCCAATGTCCTCCTCCAAGTCCCTCCCGACCTCATCTCCGCCCGCCTTGTCGCCCTCGAGGAAAGCCTCCGTCCGCTGCCGCGTGCTGCGATTATCGCTGCCTGCCTCTCTTTCCCCTTGCTTATTGAGAACGATCTCTCCAGCAGTGCCCCCCTTGTCGATGATCTTATGAGGGCGTATGGAGGATTGGGTCCGGATTTGGGGGCTAGCAATGACATTGATGTGTTCTTGCGAGTGTGCGGCAGGATGCAGATGTTCTACGATGCTGGGATGAAGGTTGGGAGCATCGGGGGGCTTGTTGGGTGCAATCAGAGGGTTTTTCTTGAGCTTAAGGAGGAGCGGATTGGTGAGAGGTTGAAATTCTTCAAGAGGCTGGGGCTGCCAGGGGAGGAGGCAGGGAGCTTCTTACTGAGCAATCCTGGGGTTTTGGATCTTGATTTTGATGATGTGGTGATCTCAGTGCCAGAGTACCTGAGGAGAGTTGGGTTGGCAGATGACGAGGTTGATGTGGCGGTGAAGAAGCACCCGTATGTGGTTGGGAGGAACAGATTGGAGAACCTCCCTGGTGTGCTGCGTGCAATGGGACTGAGTCATCGATTCCTGGAGAAGATTTCTGGTGGCGGTGAGAGCTTGCGGTATTTATCACCAGATTTCGTCTTGGAGGATGCTAGTTATGATATGGAGGTGGAGAGAGCATTCTCAGACAGAATGGTTAAGGTGAAGGTGGAGATGAATGCACAGCATGTGGACACCAAGCTTGAGTTCTTGAAGAGCATTGGGTATGGTGAGAACAAAAAAACCGCACACATACTTCCTGTTCTGCACAGCACTCGGGAAATGCTGAATGAGCGATTTGACTACCTCCTGGAAAGAGGGGTGGAGTACAAGATGCTGTGTCGGATCGTGAGTGTGTTCCCAAAGGTGCTGAACCAGGGCAAGGAGATGCTCAATGAAAAGTTGAACTACATGACTCTGGATCTGGGATACTCTTTGGAGTATCTTGATTGCTTCCCAGCATTACTGTGCTTTGATTTGGAGAACCGGGTCAAGCCTAGGTATGCAATGCTTCGGTGGCTCCAAAGTTATGGTCTTTTTAAAAGACCATTAGCGCCTGCAACTGTGCTTGCTAACTCAGAGAAGAGGTTCATTTCCAACCTCTACAATATGCATCCCGCAGCGCCGAAGCTGTGGCTTGAGTGCTTCTCTTCAAGAATACACATGGAATATTACCTCAAGAATATACAGTCCCAGCATCCAGATAATGAATAA